One Penaeus vannamei isolate JL-2024 chromosome 27, ASM4276789v1, whole genome shotgun sequence genomic window carries:
- the LOC113800749 gene encoding uncharacterized protein — MAKLLAVFLVASLAIVHASVVTQCYTCMGYDSSLPYNNLTNNPYCVSESFEASKVPKRDSPSGFCAAEAVRAENVGEWTARGGIQVLSSRDNYIYDASYVCKGNLCNDKPISSAGTPVHLLPLLLIPVAMSRLLA; from the exons ATGGCAAAACTTCTCGCCGTCTTCCTTGTGGCATCACTTGCCATTGTCCATGCAA GCGTTGTGACACAGTGCTACACGTGTATGGGATAcgactcctctcttccttacaaCAATCTAACCAACAATCCGTACTGCGTGTCGGAGTCCTTCGAGGCCTCAAAGGTGCCGAAGCGAGACTCTCCAAGCGGTTTTTGTGCGGCTGAAGCTGTAAGGGCGG AAAACGTTGGCGAATGGACGGCGCGCGGTGGAATTCAAGTACTGTCATCACGAGACAATTACATATACGATGCAAGTTACGTATGCAAAGGAAACCTGTGCAACGACAAACCCATCAGCTCAGCAGGCACGCCGGTCCACTTGCTGCCTCTCCTGCTGATCCCCGTCGCCATGTCGCGTCTCCTGGcttga
- the LOC138866859 gene encoding uncharacterized protein: MAIKVTDVSWTKSKIQDYGGLLGEPVQSIRASGVDAEVRALYTLVVQFMSLGCQTRKSVDGLAWQQEPWRCRLINNNVHKKMVKVDNIHTNNTCKKFSRQGKQSSDAENFTSPLQTLKNDETITITKPDKGPGVVILNKHDYLQKLLSILDDHTKFKKITAKISSHLLYLEDKLKRLLRAIKPSIGESTYNFLSTSGSQPGMLYGLPKVHRPNIPLRPIISSIGTFNYKTAKFLVPLISPLTTNKYTIENSTAFANEITSLGLQQPITMASFDVESLFTNVPLLETRDYS; encoded by the exons ATGGCAATAAAAGTCACTGAT gtctcctggactaagagcAAGATCCAGGATTATGGGGgcctgttaggagaacctgttcagtcgatacgtgcttcTGGTGTGGACGCTGAAGTcagagctttatataccttggtagtgcagttcatgtctctgggctgtcagaccaggaagtccgtagacggattggcctggcagcaggagccatggaGGTGCCG ACTGATCAACAATAATGTCCACAAGAAAATGGTTAAGGTTGACAACATTCACA CCAATAACACCTGTAAGAAATTCTCTCGTCAAGGTAAACAATCCAGTGATGCAGAAAATTTCACTTCACCTCTACAGACGCTTAAGAATGATGAGACTATAACAATCACCAAACCAGATAAGGGTCCTGGAGTTGTAATTTTAAACAAACATGACTATCTTCAAAAATTGCTTAGTATTCTGGATGACCATACCAAATTCAAGAAAATCACTGCTAAAATATCCTCCCACTTGTTATACCTCGAAGATAAACTCAAAAGACTTCTCCGGGCCATTAAACCATCCATCGGTGAAAGCACCTATAATTTCCTGTCAACTTCTGGCTCCCAACCCGGAATGCTATATGGTCTCCCCAAAGTTCACAGACCAAATATCCCTCTAAGACCCATCATTTCATCGATTGGTACTTTTAACTACAAGACTGCTAAGTTCCTGGTTCCTCTCATTTCTCCGTTAACTACCAACAAGTATACCATTGAAAATTCCACAGCCTTTGCAAATGAAATAACCTCCCTTGGCCTTCAACAACCCatcactatggcgagttttgatgtggaaTCGTTGTTCACGAATGTACCACTTCTAGAAACCAGAGATTATAGTTGA